From a region of the Bacteroidales bacterium genome:
- the ablA gene encoding lysine 2,3-aminomutase gives MIVNRRKQIFPNVSDEQWNDWKWQVKNRIETLEELKKYISLTAEEEEGVKKSLETLRMAITPYYLSLIDPDDPNCPVRKQAIPTGAETHISAADLLDPLHEDEDSPVPGLTHRYPDRVLFLITDMCSMYCRHCTRRRFAGQTDSESPSSRIQKAIDYIARTPVVRDVLLSGGDALMVSDDMLESIIKRLREIPHVEIIRIGTRTPVVCPQRITDNLVNMLKKYHPIWVNTHFNHSNEITPEAADACAKLANAGIPLGNQSVLLRGVNDCTHIMKKLVHNLVKIRVRPYYIYQCDLSMGLEHFRTPVSKGIEIIESLRGHTSGYAVPTFVVDAPGGGGKTPVMPTYVISQSPKKVILRNFEGVITTYTEPDEYEDVCHCPDCEKTKSEGVAGLLEGNEMSLEPESLARKQRVKKH, from the coding sequence ATGATAGTAAACAGACGAAAACAAATATTTCCAAACGTTTCCGATGAACAATGGAACGATTGGAAATGGCAAGTTAAAAATCGTATAGAAACTCTTGAAGAATTAAAAAAGTATATTTCCTTAACCGCCGAAGAGGAAGAAGGCGTGAAGAAATCTCTGGAAACCCTCAGAATGGCTATTACTCCTTATTATTTAAGTCTAATTGACCCTGATGACCCGAATTGCCCTGTTCGTAAACAAGCAATTCCTACCGGTGCGGAAACTCACATTTCGGCTGCAGATTTATTAGATCCGTTACATGAAGATGAGGATTCTCCTGTTCCGGGACTGACACATAGATATCCCGACAGAGTTTTATTTTTGATTACAGATATGTGCTCCATGTACTGCCGTCATTGTACCAGAAGAAGATTTGCCGGACAAACAGATAGTGAGTCACCATCATCAAGAATCCAGAAAGCTATTGATTACATTGCTCGTACGCCTGTCGTAAGAGATGTTCTTTTATCCGGCGGAGATGCACTCATGGTTAGTGATGATATGCTAGAATCTATTATCAAAAGATTAAGAGAAATTCCGCATGTTGAAATTATACGTATAGGAACAAGAACTCCAGTTGTTTGTCCTCAACGAATTACAGATAATTTGGTTAACATGTTGAAGAAATACCATCCGATATGGGTAAATACTCATTTCAATCATTCCAACGAAATTACTCCTGAAGCTGCCGATGCTTGTGCCAAGCTGGCAAATGCAGGTATTCCGCTCGGCAACCAATCTGTTTTATTACGTGGTGTAAACGATTGTACCCACATTATGAAAAAATTAGTTCATAATCTCGTAAAGATAAGAGTTAGACCATATTATATATATCAATGTGATTTATCAATGGGTTTGGAACATTTCCGCACACCTGTTTCTAAAGGAATCGAAATTATTGAAAGCTTGCGCGGACATACTTCCGGTTATGCAGTTCCTACCTTCGTGGTTGATGCTCCCGGTGGAGGCGGAAAAACGCCGGTAATGCCTACTTACGTAATTTCGCAAAGTCCGAAAAAAGTTATACTTCGTAATTTCGAGGGCGTCATAACAACTTACACAGAACCCGACGAATATGAAGATGTTTGTCATTGTCCCGATTGTGAAAAGACTAAAAGCGAAGGCGTTGCAGGATTACTCGAAGGCAATGAAATGTCTCTCGAACCGGAATCGCTTGCTCGTAAGCAAAGAGTCAAAAAACATTAA